From the Pedobacter cryoconitis genome, one window contains:
- a CDS encoding TonB-dependent siderophore receptor: MNKLWMVCLLMLFGTVVQAQNYKKNKKDSAAVKVDTSARHLNEVQISSKYYKKYKIDKSSNSLKLKTPLLQLPQNIQEIDKSIILDQQAINVNESITRNVSGAMRNNTADFYGPFIFMRGAAINTLRNGVDLSMIYYGPAPEDAAIIDRMEFIKGPAGFVNSIGDPAGSFNIVTKQPTGVTSNNISFTAGSFDLYRLTADLDGHFDKARKWEYRLNAVGQKARSFQKFAFNDKVLVDPVIKYNINDHSYISGEYIYQKQRFEQYLLTVFSPNGFAALPKDFSIADPNKKPVNSGENNAFLTYHNQFNDKWDFTAKATFAQDNLDGNYFFVSSYNKNTPNLLPRRVTYERFRTNVYSFQGFLNGEFKTGRITHKVLGGFDFNRKNLLAYSGYNDKTANPALYNLDINNPVYGITFDSNERTGPLADIATNKSMVEYYAGYIQDELNLLNDKLRLTLAVRLTGSKSSVAIPSVSSVSDLVLTPRIGLSYSIRPDFSAYALFDQTYTPQSGINATGGVFEPLRGKNLEAGLKKDWMGGKWNTTVSVYHITRDNIIVTDPSTNLQTQIGQTKSKGIEFDLKGEIVKGLNAVINYAYTDSYISKDARPTYIGLPSPYVVKHMQNTWLNYALPFQNIKGFTISGGYQLQAGRGGRYSQETGLNLAPVFRLDGGIGWSNTRFSVNGIVNNILNRFNYGSAWVTPAPAAVGPATGLFAYVPYPPREARITLGYHF, encoded by the coding sequence ATGAATAAATTATGGATGGTCTGCCTGTTGATGCTATTTGGCACGGTGGTACAGGCTCAAAATTACAAAAAGAATAAAAAAGACAGTGCTGCGGTAAAAGTAGATACTTCTGCCCGGCATTTAAATGAAGTACAGATCAGTTCTAAATATTATAAAAAGTACAAGATAGATAAGTCCTCCAATAGCTTAAAGCTAAAAACACCTTTGTTGCAATTGCCTCAGAATATCCAGGAGATAGATAAAAGCATTATTCTGGATCAGCAGGCAATTAATGTTAATGAGAGCATTACAAGAAATGTTAGTGGCGCAATGCGTAACAATACCGCAGATTTTTATGGTCCATTTATATTTATGAGGGGAGCAGCGATTAATACCTTGCGCAACGGAGTTGACCTTTCTATGATCTATTATGGCCCTGCACCCGAAGATGCCGCAATTATTGACCGCATGGAATTTATTAAGGGGCCCGCGGGTTTTGTGAATTCCATCGGAGATCCGGCAGGTTCATTCAATATTGTAACCAAACAACCCACTGGAGTAACTTCAAACAACATTAGTTTTACTGCAGGCAGTTTTGATCTTTACCGGCTTACAGCTGATTTGGATGGTCATTTTGATAAGGCCAGAAAATGGGAATACAGGCTAAATGCGGTAGGACAGAAGGCCAGATCTTTCCAGAAGTTTGCATTTAATGATAAGGTACTTGTAGATCCGGTCATTAAATACAATATCAATGATCATTCTTACATTTCAGGGGAATATATTTATCAGAAACAGCGATTTGAGCAATACCTTTTAACCGTTTTTTCTCCTAACGGTTTTGCTGCTCTGCCAAAAGATTTCAGCATCGCAGATCCAAATAAAAAACCGGTAAACAGTGGAGAAAATAATGCGTTTTTAACCTACCATAACCAATTCAACGATAAGTGGGACTTTACTGCTAAGGCTACTTTTGCACAGGATAATCTGGACGGTAACTACTTTTTTGTTTCCTCTTACAATAAGAATACCCCTAATCTTCTTCCAAGAAGGGTTACTTACGAACGGTTTAGAACGAATGTGTATTCTTTCCAGGGATTTCTAAATGGAGAATTCAAAACTGGACGTATTACGCATAAGGTTTTAGGTGGATTTGATTTCAACAGGAAAAATTTACTAGCTTATTCAGGCTATAATGATAAGACGGCGAATCCAGCATTGTACAACTTAGATATAAACAATCCTGTATATGGTATTACGTTTGACTCGAATGAAAGAACAGGGCCCTTAGCCGACATTGCCACCAATAAGTCAATGGTAGAATATTATGCTGGTTATATACAAGATGAGTTAAATCTGTTGAATGATAAGTTAAGGCTAACACTGGCAGTAAGACTTACCGGCTCAAAAAGTAGCGTAGCTATTCCAAGTGTTTCAAGTGTATCTGATTTAGTCTTAACCCCTCGTATCGGATTAAGTTATTCCATTAGGCCCGATTTTTCTGCCTATGCTTTATTTGACCAGACCTATACACCCCAAAGTGGGATCAATGCCACTGGTGGAGTATTTGAGCCTTTGCGTGGCAAGAATCTGGAAGCTGGTTTGAAAAAGGATTGGATGGGTGGTAAATGGAATACAACTGTCTCGGTTTATCATATTACCAGAGACAATATCATCGTTACAGATCCATCAACCAATCTTCAAACTCAAATTGGACAAACCAAATCTAAAGGGATTGAGTTCGATCTGAAGGGTGAAATAGTTAAGGGCCTGAATGCTGTGATTAATTATGCTTATACCGATTCTTATATCTCCAAAGATGCACGACCGACCTATATTGGTTTGCCGTCTCCATATGTTGTGAAGCACATGCAGAATACCTGGCTTAATTACGCATTGCCATTCCAAAATATCAAAGGCTTCACCATTTCAGGTGGTTATCAGCTACAAGCCGGCAGAGGTGGCCGATATTCGCAGGAAACAGGTTTGAACCTTGCACCTGTGTTCCGTTTAGATGGTGGCATTGGCTGGTCAAATACCCGGTTTTCCGTCAATGGTATTGTAAACAACATTCTGAACCGTTTTAACTATGGAAGTGCTTGGGTTACACCAGCTCCGGCTGCTGTTGGTCCGGCTACAGGTTTATTTGCCTACGTGCCTTATCCTCCAAGGGAAGCAAGGATTACTTTGGGGTATCATTTTTAA
- a CDS encoding MbnP family protein codes for MNKRLILAISAMTLSLFSCKKQDIQIKDSGVNLIFDNVVGSQDLVLNKIFSIEGKIFLFNSVRYWISNVEFIQENGTTYSVPNSYYLVEETDAITIQEGLFSYPAVKREQIAINAVPKGNYKSIRFHVGVDSVKNNNLSLSGGELSPMSGMTNTSWMWYTSYIFSSVKGTMENGTTKLLKAETGLNSNYKTVELTFPKVLLVSDAKDNVVTLKADIVKLLDGVDAWEYPTIGANLPEKMSIISNNFSNKVFTINSIK; via the coding sequence ATGAACAAAAGATTAATATTAGCGATCTCGGCAATGACATTAAGCCTCTTTTCTTGTAAGAAACAAGATATCCAAATTAAAGATTCAGGGGTGAATTTGATTTTTGATAACGTTGTCGGGAGTCAGGATTTAGTGTTAAATAAGATATTTTCCATTGAAGGAAAAATCTTCCTGTTTAATAGCGTGAGGTATTGGATTAGTAACGTTGAATTTATTCAGGAAAATGGAACTACTTACTCCGTACCAAATTCTTATTATTTGGTCGAAGAAACTGATGCCATAACCATTCAGGAAGGGCTATTTTCCTACCCAGCAGTTAAAAGGGAACAAATAGCCATTAATGCAGTACCAAAAGGTAATTACAAATCTATCAGGTTTCATGTGGGTGTTGATTCAGTAAAAAACAATAACCTCAGCTTATCAGGCGGAGAATTGTCTCCAATGAGCGGGATGACAAATACCTCCTGGATGTGGTATACCAGCTATATATTTTCCTCGGTTAAAGGAACAATGGAAAACGGTACTACTAAACTTCTGAAAGCTGAAACAGGATTGAACAGCAATTATAAAACTGTCGAACTTACTTTTCCTAAAGTACTGCTCGTTTCTGATGCTAAAGATAATGTGGTCACATTGAAAGCTGATATCGTCAAATTGCTGGATGGTGTTGACGCATGGGAGTATCCAACTATAGGTGCTAATTTGCCCGAAAAAATGTCAATTATCTCCAATAATTTCTCCAATAAAGTATTCACTATCAATTCAATTAAGTAA
- a CDS encoding DUF4595 domain-containing protein — MSYFSKFSLFLFATLFTLSCKKDDKQTEDPKQPVYEVAGVTSNWFKGDRRSNAAESKITYDKEGRIVLGPLGTGVISFEYYSDKITVKYSNPAPNTVTDYFTLDEKGRIKSLVRKALMPWDIAMKDYVIQGFEYNSDGFLSAIVEDGKKVEFTYSNGNLMSFNDKLKGDNGTTNFVYTDAVSQHLPLAVTVPIYHINSLHRTPTPINVPFAMAVLYNGGYYGRVSKNQVSEINTPLTSTSYRFIYTKDDNGHIVKMKETGDTSIDYMEHTFRYVEK; from the coding sequence ATGTCTTATTTTTCTAAATTTTCTTTATTCTTATTTGCCACATTATTTACACTTTCCTGTAAAAAAGACGATAAACAAACTGAGGATCCAAAACAACCTGTATATGAAGTTGCGGGTGTGACTAGTAATTGGTTTAAAGGAGATAGACGCAGTAATGCGGCAGAATCTAAGATAACTTATGACAAAGAAGGCAGAATCGTATTAGGACCTTTAGGAACGGGGGTTATCTCTTTTGAATATTATTCAGATAAGATCACTGTAAAGTATAGCAATCCGGCACCGAATACAGTGACAGACTATTTCACTTTAGATGAAAAAGGCAGAATAAAATCTTTAGTTCGAAAAGCACTCATGCCTTGGGATATAGCAATGAAGGATTATGTTATTCAAGGATTTGAGTATAATAGTGATGGCTTTCTTTCTGCTATTGTAGAGGATGGTAAAAAAGTTGAATTCACCTACAGCAATGGTAATCTGATGAGTTTCAATGATAAATTGAAAGGCGATAATGGTACCACCAATTTTGTATACACAGATGCAGTGTCTCAACATCTTCCACTTGCTGTTACTGTTCCAATTTATCACATTAACTCACTTCACCGCACCCCAACGCCAATCAACGTTCCTTTTGCTATGGCCGTTTTATATAATGGAGGGTATTATGGTAGAGTTTCTAAGAACCAGGTTTCTGAGATCAATACACCTTTAACTTCAACGTCTTATAGATTCATTTATACAAAGGATGATAATGGCCATATTGTTAAAATGAAAGAAACTGGAGATACGAGTATAGATTATATGGAGCATACGTTCAGGTATGTAGAAAAATAA
- a CDS encoding site-specific integrase, with protein sequence MKSNQNMSILFWHRKSKADNNGYAPIICRISIDGKQIEFSTAKKIPNDRWDVEKKRILPCPEAKSINSALNRIQCELEKHFTILQSLHEIVSPAMLRKSYRNLSIDNSKKKEQTGNKIPTLLELASLHIECFTLLVEKNQRSKETLKQWKSTKKKIAEFITYTFKSKDLELSEIDQSFAHKFYTFLIVKRKPSIQQAAAMKQIKNTKQLLNIAENNKWIISNPIEKFRCGSEEPEILPLELFEVESIWRKNLSIDRLIKVRDAFIFQCFTGFAYQDIYNLSPQNIVNVGAENEKWLIKERGKTKVTEMVPILPIITEIIAKYKDDPYCIFHKKLIPVNSNFRYNCYLKELSDLCGIGRPLNSHLARHTFADLMLNTMDFPLEDVSKMLGHKNIRTTQRYARIKKKRISKKMNLSKHLLFDADGQLKKTELPPFI encoded by the coding sequence ATGAAAAGTAACCAAAACATGTCCATTCTTTTTTGGCACCGTAAATCAAAAGCTGACAACAACGGCTATGCCCCTATTATCTGTAGAATTTCCATTGATGGAAAACAGATAGAGTTTTCTACTGCCAAAAAAATTCCTAATGATAGGTGGGATGTGGAAAAGAAAAGGATATTGCCTTGTCCAGAAGCAAAAAGCATCAATTCAGCCTTAAACAGGATACAATGTGAACTTGAAAAGCATTTTACTATACTACAATCACTGCATGAGATAGTAAGCCCTGCAATGCTCAGGAAAAGTTATAGAAACCTTTCAATAGATAATAGTAAAAAAAAGGAACAAACAGGAAACAAGATTCCAACCCTGCTGGAATTGGCCTCTCTTCATATTGAGTGCTTCACTTTACTAGTGGAGAAAAACCAGAGATCAAAGGAAACTTTAAAGCAGTGGAAATCGACAAAGAAAAAGATAGCTGAATTTATTACATACACTTTTAAATCTAAGGATCTTGAACTTTCAGAAATAGATCAGTCTTTTGCTCATAAATTTTATACCTTCTTAATTGTTAAAAGAAAACCATCTATTCAGCAGGCGGCAGCTATGAAGCAGATTAAAAACACTAAACAATTGCTCAACATCGCTGAAAATAATAAGTGGATTATTAGTAATCCGATAGAGAAATTTAGATGCGGATCCGAAGAACCTGAAATTCTACCTTTAGAATTGTTTGAGGTCGAAAGTATCTGGCGCAAGAATCTTAGCATTGACAGGCTTATAAAAGTACGAGACGCATTTATATTTCAGTGTTTCACTGGCTTCGCTTACCAAGATATATACAATCTATCACCCCAAAACATTGTAAATGTCGGGGCAGAAAATGAAAAGTGGTTAATCAAGGAAAGAGGTAAAACAAAAGTTACCGAAATGGTTCCAATTCTCCCGATAATCACTGAAATTATTGCGAAATATAAGGACGATCCTTATTGCATATTTCATAAAAAATTGATTCCAGTAAACAGCAATTTCAGGTATAATTGCTATTTAAAGGAGCTTTCTGACCTATGTGGAATTGGTCGACCGCTTAATAGCCATTTAGCCAGACATACCTTTGCTGATTTGATGCTCAACACTATGGATTTCCCCCTGGAAGATGTAAGTAAAATGCTCGGACATAAGAACATCAGGACAACACAAAGATATGCTAGGATCAAAAAGAAAAGAATTAGCAAAAAAATGAATCTCTCCAAACACTTGTTATTTGATGCAGACGGACAACTCAAAAAGACTGAGCTTCCGCCATTCATATAA
- a CDS encoding PepSY-associated TM helix domain-containing protein has protein sequence MKLKVRITKQAFKLHGWLGLTAGVFLLLYGLSGSALMFRTDLDRYFNPELHQLNPTSSRLSIDHIYRSIAQTHPDLKKIVLHDFPADRYDCYEFMLYKNQQSITENYLYFVFVNPYTGEILNEGSYQDITPSFFRWLYSFHYSLQLGMPGKLFSAIIGLIMLLSLITGTIIYRKHFWDALRFKAGLNFKNKRTTISSLHRIVGVWAVLFNALLFFTGFWMNKEHFKPSAWKLNPPVTAYEVSANLDQVLESARLKVSGFKPIAINIPTARGQDIVVRGKLPSTSFFLHQGKASGLSFDAVNGKFKSISDIDQKSFSDRFEWEVYQFHIGHYGGDFIRWLYVILGLSPGLLSITGAILWWKRTGKKITFYKEIFFALK, from the coding sequence ATGAAGTTAAAAGTAAGAATCACTAAACAGGCTTTTAAATTACATGGCTGGCTGGGGCTTACAGCAGGAGTATTTCTCCTGCTGTATGGTCTTAGTGGTTCTGCTTTGATGTTCAGAACTGATCTTGACCGTTACTTTAATCCGGAATTACACCAGCTGAATCCAACATCATCCAGGCTTTCTATAGATCACATTTATCGTAGCATTGCTCAAACACATCCAGACCTGAAAAAGATTGTTCTACATGATTTTCCTGCGGACCGTTACGATTGTTATGAGTTCATGCTGTATAAAAACCAGCAAAGTATAACTGAAAATTACCTGTATTTTGTTTTTGTCAACCCCTATACAGGGGAGATATTGAATGAAGGAAGTTACCAGGATATTACGCCTTCCTTCTTCAGATGGCTTTATTCATTTCACTATAGTTTACAACTTGGAATGCCGGGAAAATTATTCAGCGCAATTATTGGACTGATTATGCTGTTATCTCTGATCACCGGAACGATCATTTACAGGAAACATTTCTGGGATGCTTTAAGGTTTAAAGCAGGCCTTAACTTTAAAAACAAAAGGACTACAATTTCATCCTTACACAGGATTGTAGGGGTGTGGGCAGTATTATTTAATGCTTTGTTGTTTTTTACCGGATTCTGGATGAACAAGGAGCACTTTAAACCTTCAGCCTGGAAATTGAATCCTCCGGTAACAGCTTATGAGGTCTCTGCTAATCTAGACCAGGTACTTGAATCAGCCAGATTGAAGGTAAGTGGATTTAAGCCCATAGCCATCAACATTCCCACAGCTCGAGGTCAGGATATTGTTGTTAGGGGGAAGTTACCCTCTACGTCCTTTTTTTTACACCAGGGAAAAGCAAGTGGTTTGTCTTTTGATGCCGTTAACGGGAAATTTAAAAGTATTAGTGATATCGATCAGAAGTCATTTTCTGATCGGTTTGAATGGGAAGTTTATCAATTTCATATAGGCCATTATGGTGGTGATTTTATCAGATGGTTATATGTTATTCTTGGATTAAGCCCGGGTTTACTTTCTATAACAGGAGCAATATTGTGGTGGAAAAGAACCGGAAAAAAAATAACGTTTTACAAGGAGATTTTTTTTGCGTTAAAATAG
- a CDS encoding c-type cytochrome: protein MLLLQSKVPLPHDIPLPLPIPEPVLVVVLVVSFLVHIVFVNLMLGGSLLTLWCQIKGRKEKEYDELAHEIAKTITVNKSLAVVMGVAPLLTINALYTIYFYTANSLTGLMWIAIIPLVTVAFLLTYLHKYTWRILENNKPLHMSIIALACVIFLIIPLVFLTNINLMLFPEKWGTVKGFMSALVLPNVFPRYLHFIFASLAVTGLFLFWYIGRKNYPFEEKFKVLTRYDLKKKSYSLVLAASAAQFLIGPVVLLTLPSKGMGWNLLLIIFSGALIAIPAMYWIYKAITGKPEDINQNFWKVAVCLTITVVFMGSGRHVYRANSLNPHRKMMAEKTAAFIKASEEARKNPVEEELELDESLGEVAKGAAIFKQNCSACHSKDVKVVGPPIIEMETIYKGNEAGLKDWIKSPGKKRPDFPQMPAFGEKLSEDDLTELSKYILTIK, encoded by the coding sequence ATGTTATTACTTCAATCAAAAGTTCCATTACCTCACGATATCCCTCTGCCACTACCCATTCCCGAACCTGTATTGGTGGTTGTTTTAGTTGTTTCATTTTTAGTGCATATCGTTTTTGTGAATCTGATGTTGGGTGGCTCATTGCTTACTTTATGGTGTCAGATTAAAGGCCGAAAAGAAAAGGAGTATGACGAACTTGCTCATGAAATAGCCAAAACGATCACGGTGAATAAGAGTTTAGCAGTAGTGATGGGGGTTGCACCTTTGCTCACGATTAATGCGCTTTACACGATTTACTTCTATACAGCAAATTCACTCACAGGTTTAATGTGGATTGCAATTATACCACTGGTAACTGTAGCTTTTTTGCTTACCTATTTACATAAATATACTTGGAGGATACTTGAAAATAACAAACCGCTCCACATGAGCATCATTGCATTGGCTTGTGTGATCTTTTTGATTATTCCTTTAGTGTTTTTAACGAATATTAACCTGATGCTTTTCCCCGAAAAATGGGGAACCGTAAAGGGGTTTATGTCCGCACTCGTGCTACCTAATGTGTTTCCCCGCTATCTGCACTTTATTTTTGCATCTTTAGCTGTTACAGGTTTATTCCTCTTTTGGTATATCGGCAGGAAAAATTATCCCTTTGAGGAAAAGTTTAAAGTTCTTACCAGATATGATCTTAAAAAGAAATCCTATTCGCTGGTGCTTGCTGCAAGTGCAGCACAGTTCTTAATTGGCCCTGTTGTACTGTTGACACTGCCGTCTAAGGGTATGGGATGGAACTTGCTTTTGATCATTTTCTCGGGGGCATTAATTGCTATACCTGCCATGTACTGGATCTACAAGGCGATAACAGGAAAGCCGGAAGATATCAATCAGAATTTCTGGAAGGTAGCTGTGTGTTTAACTATAACGGTAGTTTTTATGGGTTCAGGAAGACACGTTTATCGCGCAAACTCACTTAATCCACACAGGAAAATGATGGCTGAGAAGACGGCAGCATTTATCAAAGCTTCTGAAGAAGCCAGAAAGAACCCTGTTGAAGAGGAATTGGAATTAGATGAATCTCTGGGTGAAGTTGCGAAGGGGGCAGCCATCTTTAAACAGAACTGTTCAGCTTGTCATTCAAAGGATGTGAAAGTAGTTGGCCCTCCGATTATTGAAATGGAGACAATTTATAAAGGCAATGAAGCTGGGTTAAAAGACTGGATCAAATCTCCTGGAAAGAAGAGGCCTGATTTTCCACAAATGCCTGCCTTTGGAGAGAAATTAAGTGAGGACGATCTGACAGAATTGAGTAAATATATTTTAACCATTAAATAA